The proteins below are encoded in one region of Amycolatopsis magusensis:
- a CDS encoding DEDD exonuclease domain-containing protein gives MTVAQGSGAGQLAFDELGTPLRDTTFVVFDLETTGTKPGPDGITEIGAVKVRGGEVLGEFATLVDPGVPIPPQIVSITGITSAMVYDAPRIDRVLPAFLEFISGAVLVAHNAAFDVGFLRAACQGHGYPVPKPAVVCTVRLARRVITRQETPSHRLSALAALFNSGTVPNHRALQDARATVDVLHGLLERVGSVGVQSLEELLDYLPEVTPQQRRKRGMAAHLPTTPGVYLFRGPGAEVLYVGTASNLRRRVRQYFTGSESRGRIREMVALATGVEGIECAHSLEAEIRELRLIAAHRPAYNRRSKNPHNSWWITLTDEAFPRLSVVRLPKDGALGPFRTQADAKVAADTLAGASGLRTCTQRISATAPSGKPCVLAELGRCGAPCAGHQSAGEYQPGVIAVADLIAGRGNEPLRSAARQLDLLAEAEHFEQATRRRDELALLVRSVDRAHRLASLATIPELVAAHPDGAGGWEFAVIRYGRLASAGVARRGVAPMPVVEALVASAETVLPGPGPLHGGSREEVGILLRWLCRPGVRLVRTAQPWAEPARGAGSWRPWLDLVGSATALERVN, from the coding sequence ATGACGGTGGCACAGGGCTCCGGGGCAGGCCAGCTCGCCTTCGACGAACTCGGCACCCCGCTGCGGGACACCACCTTCGTCGTGTTCGACCTGGAAACCACCGGCACCAAGCCGGGTCCGGACGGCATCACCGAGATCGGCGCGGTCAAGGTGCGCGGGGGCGAGGTGCTCGGCGAGTTCGCCACCCTGGTCGACCCGGGCGTGCCGATCCCGCCGCAGATCGTCTCGATCACCGGCATCACCTCGGCGATGGTCTACGACGCCCCCCGGATCGACCGGGTGCTGCCCGCCTTCCTCGAGTTCATCTCCGGCGCGGTGCTGGTCGCGCACAACGCCGCCTTCGACGTGGGCTTCCTGCGTGCGGCCTGCCAGGGCCACGGCTACCCGGTGCCGAAACCGGCGGTGGTCTGCACGGTCCGGCTCGCGCGCCGCGTCATCACGCGCCAGGAGACGCCGAGCCACCGGCTGTCCGCGCTGGCCGCCTTGTTCAACTCCGGCACCGTGCCGAACCACCGCGCGCTGCAGGACGCCCGCGCCACCGTCGACGTGCTGCACGGCCTGCTCGAACGCGTCGGCTCGGTGGGCGTGCAGTCGCTCGAGGAGCTGCTCGACTACCTGCCGGAGGTCACCCCGCAGCAGCGCCGCAAACGCGGCATGGCCGCGCACCTGCCCACCACGCCGGGGGTCTACCTGTTCCGCGGGCCGGGCGCCGAGGTGCTCTACGTGGGCACCGCGTCGAACCTGCGACGGCGGGTGCGGCAGTACTTCACCGGTTCGGAGAGCCGGGGCCGCATCCGCGAGATGGTCGCGCTGGCCACCGGCGTCGAAGGCATCGAGTGCGCGCACTCGCTGGAGGCCGAGATCCGCGAGCTGCGGCTGATCGCCGCGCACCGGCCCGCCTACAACCGGCGCTCGAAGAACCCGCACAACTCGTGGTGGATCACGCTGACCGACGAGGCGTTCCCGCGGCTGTCGGTGGTCCGGCTGCCCAAGGACGGCGCGCTCGGCCCGTTCCGCACCCAGGCCGACGCGAAGGTGGCCGCGGACACCCTCGCCGGTGCCTCCGGACTGCGCACCTGCACCCAGCGCATCTCGGCGACGGCGCCGTCCGGCAAGCCGTGCGTGCTGGCGGAGTTGGGCCGCTGCGGGGCGCCGTGTGCCGGGCACCAGAGCGCCGGCGAGTACCAGCCGGGGGTGATCGCGGTGGCCGACCTGATCGCCGGGCGGGGCAACGAACCGCTGCGCTCGGCGGCCCGTCAGCTGGACCTGCTGGCCGAGGCGGAGCACTTCGAACAGGCCACCCGGCGGCGGGACGAGCTGGCGCTGCTGGTGCGCTCGGTGGACCGCGCGCACCGGCTGGCCTCGCTGGCCACGATCCCCGAGCTGGTCGCCGCCCACCCCGACGGCGCCGGCGGCTGGGAGTTCGCCGTGATCCGCTACGGCCGCCTCGCGTCGGCAGGCGTGGCGCGACGGGGTGTGGCGCCGATGCCGGTGGTCGAGGCGCTGGTGGCTTCGGCGGAGACCGTGCTGCCGGGTCCGGGGCCGTTGCACGGGGGTTCGCGGGAGGAGGTCGGCATCCTGCTGCGGTGGCTGTGCCGTCCGGGGGTGCGGCTGGTGCGCACCGCCCAGCCGTGGGCCGAGCCCGCGCGGGGTGCCGGGTCGTGGCGGCCGTGGCTGGACCTGGTGGGCAGCGCGACGGCGCTGGAACGCGTGAACTGA
- a CDS encoding Lrp/AsnC family transcriptional regulator: protein MITAIVLIHAAADSIPETAQAIADIDGVTEVYSCAGDVDLVAMVRVSAHEDLADLIPAKIGKIPGVHNTDTHIAFRSYSRADTESAFSIGVD from the coding sequence GTGATCACCGCGATCGTGCTGATTCACGCCGCAGCGGACAGCATCCCCGAAACCGCGCAGGCGATCGCGGACATCGACGGCGTCACGGAGGTCTACTCCTGCGCCGGCGACGTGGACCTGGTGGCGATGGTCCGGGTCAGCGCGCACGAGGACCTGGCCGACCTGATCCCGGCGAAGATCGGCAAGATCCCGGGCGTGCACAACACCGACACGCACATCGCCTTCCGCTCGTACTCCCGGGCGGACACCGAATCCGCCTTCTCCATCGGCGTCGACTGA
- the qcrB gene encoding cytochrome bc1 complex cytochrome b subunit — protein sequence MSSLTTPTKGSNPAEKAAGAAATWADDRYHLAKGMRHQLNKVFPTHWSFLLGEIALYSFIILIISGVYLTLFFDPSMQEVIYDGAYQNLQGVEMSKAFASTLDITFEVRGGLFVRQLHHWAALIFVAAMFVHMMRIFFTGAFRRPREANWVIGALLLVLGMFEGFFGYSLPDDLLSGTGIRATLSGIVLSVPVMGTWVHWALFGGEFPGTEIIPRLYTLHILLIPGIMLALVGAHLALVWYQKHTQFPGPRRKETNVVGVRIMPVFALKGGAFFALVTGVIAAMSGIFQINAIWNIGPYNPSQVSAGSQPDWYMAWADGMLRIWPAWEVYLGNYTIPPVFFVGALGMPILIGLLLAYPWIERKLSGDTAHHNLLQRPRDNPVRTSIGVMALTFFMVLMLSGFNDIIAYTFDISLNVTTWAGRIGILLAPPISYYLTYRMCIGLQRGDREVLEHGVETGIIKRLPHGEFIEIHQPLGPVDGHGHPLPLEYQGASVPKKMNKLGSAGRAVPGGWLVADPAEETSALDRARSNGHGGNGHGPGDVDSSAVGEGATKESTEITSGH from the coding sequence ATGAGTTCACTGACCACCCCCACCAAGGGGTCAAACCCGGCCGAAAAGGCCGCGGGTGCCGCGGCCACCTGGGCCGACGACCGGTACCACCTGGCCAAGGGCATGCGGCACCAGCTGAACAAGGTGTTCCCGACCCACTGGTCCTTCCTGCTCGGCGAGATCGCGCTGTACAGCTTCATCATCCTGATCATCTCCGGGGTGTACCTGACGCTGTTCTTCGATCCCTCCATGCAGGAGGTCATCTACGACGGCGCCTACCAGAACCTGCAGGGCGTCGAGATGTCCAAGGCGTTCGCGAGCACGCTGGACATCACCTTCGAGGTCCGCGGCGGGCTGTTCGTCCGCCAGCTGCACCACTGGGCCGCGCTGATCTTCGTCGCGGCGATGTTCGTGCACATGATGCGGATCTTCTTCACCGGTGCGTTCCGGCGCCCGCGTGAGGCGAACTGGGTGATCGGCGCGCTGCTGCTGGTGCTGGGCATGTTCGAGGGCTTCTTCGGCTACTCGCTGCCGGACGACCTGCTCTCCGGTACCGGTATCCGCGCCACCCTGTCGGGCATCGTGCTCTCGGTGCCGGTGATGGGCACCTGGGTGCACTGGGCGCTCTTCGGCGGGGAGTTCCCCGGCACGGAGATCATCCCGCGGCTGTACACGCTGCACATCCTGCTGATCCCGGGCATCATGCTGGCGCTGGTCGGCGCGCACCTGGCGCTGGTCTGGTACCAGAAACACACGCAGTTCCCCGGGCCGCGGCGCAAGGAGACCAACGTCGTCGGCGTGCGCATCATGCCGGTGTTCGCGCTCAAGGGCGGCGCGTTCTTCGCGCTGGTCACCGGCGTGATCGCGGCGATGTCGGGCATCTTCCAGATCAACGCGATCTGGAACATCGGCCCGTACAACCCGTCGCAGGTCTCCGCCGGTTCGCAGCCGGACTGGTACATGGCCTGGGCCGACGGCATGCTGCGGATCTGGCCGGCGTGGGAGGTCTACCTCGGGAACTACACGATCCCGCCGGTGTTCTTCGTCGGCGCGCTGGGCATGCCGATCCTGATCGGGTTGCTGCTGGCGTACCCGTGGATCGAGCGAAAGCTCTCGGGCGACACCGCGCACCACAACCTGCTGCAGCGGCCGCGGGACAACCCGGTCCGCACCAGCATCGGCGTGATGGCGCTGACGTTCTTCATGGTGCTGATGCTGTCGGGCTTCAACGACATCATCGCGTACACGTTCGACATCTCGCTGAACGTGACCACCTGGGCGGGCCGGATCGGCATCCTGCTGGCGCCGCCGATCTCGTACTACCTGACCTACCGGATGTGCATCGGGCTGCAGCGCGGTGACCGCGAGGTGCTGGAGCACGGGGTCGAGACGGGCATCATCAAGCGGCTGCCGCACGGTGAGTTCATCGAGATCCACCAGCCGCTGGGCCCGGTGGACGGCCACGGCCACCCGCTCCCGCTGGAGTACCAGGGCGCGTCGGTGCCGAAGAAGATGAACAAGCTGGGCTCGGCCGGGCGTGCGGTGCCCGGTGGCTGGCTGGTCGCGGACCCGGCGGAGGAGACCTCCGCACTGGACCGCGCCCGCTCGAACGGCCACGGCGGCAACGGGCACGGCCCCGGTGACGTCGACTCCTCCGCGGTGGGCGAAGGCGCCACCAAGGAGAGCACGGAGATCACCAGCGGCCACTAG
- the qcrA gene encoding cytochrome bc1 complex Rieske iron-sulfur subunit: MSSGEEPKPPTEAELADMDRDQLVKLGTNLDGVELVHYEDKWPVKGTKAEKRAERSVAIWFLISALAGLGFVVSLIWWPWQYKSPTDETGHFWYSLYTPMLGVTLGLAVLALAIGVLLYTKKFIPDEIAVQERGDGGSKEIDKATIVAQLADSGSRSTIARRSAIKRSVGLGAGALGLATVALPLASFIRDPWKDTENRDSLWHTGWQPNYPGEVVYLRRHTAHLGHEPEEPSLVRPEDLEAGAMETVFPFRESERGNHELLAKALKRSDNPVMLIRLRPADAARVVKRAGQEDFNFGDFYAYTKICSHVGCPTSLYEQRTNRILCPCHQSQFDALHYAKPVFGPATRALAQLPITVNEEGYFVARGDFIEAVGPGFWERKS; encoded by the coding sequence ATGAGTAGCGGCGAAGAGCCGAAGCCGCCCACCGAGGCGGAACTGGCGGACATGGACCGCGACCAGCTGGTGAAGCTGGGTACCAACCTGGACGGCGTCGAGCTGGTCCACTACGAGGACAAGTGGCCGGTCAAGGGCACCAAGGCGGAGAAGCGCGCCGAGCGCTCGGTGGCGATCTGGTTCCTGATCTCCGCGCTGGCCGGCCTGGGCTTCGTGGTCTCGCTGATCTGGTGGCCGTGGCAGTACAAGTCGCCGACCGACGAGACCGGGCACTTCTGGTACTCGCTCTACACCCCGATGCTGGGTGTCACGCTCGGCCTCGCGGTGCTCGCGCTGGCCATCGGCGTGCTGCTCTACACGAAGAAGTTCATCCCGGACGAGATCGCGGTCCAGGAGCGCGGGGACGGCGGGTCCAAGGAGATCGACAAGGCGACGATCGTCGCGCAGCTGGCCGACTCGGGCAGCCGCAGCACCATCGCGCGCCGCTCGGCGATCAAGCGCAGCGTCGGCCTCGGCGCGGGCGCGCTCGGCCTGGCCACCGTCGCGCTGCCGCTCGCGTCGTTCATCCGCGACCCGTGGAAGGACACCGAGAACCGCGACTCCCTGTGGCACACCGGCTGGCAGCCGAACTACCCGGGTGAGGTCGTCTACCTGCGCAGGCACACCGCGCACCTCGGCCACGAGCCGGAGGAGCCCTCGCTGGTGCGCCCGGAGGACCTCGAGGCGGGCGCCATGGAGACGGTGTTCCCGTTCCGCGAGTCCGAGCGCGGCAACCACGAACTGCTGGCCAAGGCGCTGAAGCGGTCCGACAACCCGGTCATGCTGATCCGCCTGCGCCCGGCCGACGCCGCGCGCGTGGTCAAGCGGGCAGGCCAGGAGGACTTCAACTTCGGCGACTTCTACGCCTACACGAAGATCTGCAGCCACGTGGGGTGCCCCACCTCGCTGTACGAGCAGCGGACCAACCGGATCCTCTGCCCGTGTCACCAGTCGCAGTTCGACGCACTGCACTACGCGAAGCCGGTTTTCGGGCCGGCGACTCGCGCACTCGCCCAGTTGCCCATTACCGTGAACGAAGAGGGCTACTTCGTTGCGAGAGGTGACTTCATCGAGGCAGTCGGTCCTGGGTTTTGGGAGCGCAAGTCATGA
- the qcrC gene encoding cytochrome bc1 complex diheme cytochrome c subunit encodes MTTSKKPASATKPRRRRTKFQRRVAGLLAIFVALLSAGGLYAVFAPEPQTAQAQVDPALLRKGEEIYNNTCSTCHGANLEGVQDKGPSLVGIGEAAVYFQTSSGRMPAVRQEAQAARKPPKLTAEEIDALGAYIQANGGGPQRPTEKGEELRGQSPARGGELFRLNCASCHNFTGAGGALSEGKYAPQLAPATEEQLYTAMLTGPQNMPKFSDRQLTPEEKKDIIAYVKSVSDGNNNPGGNGLNGFGPASEGVIAWIVGIAALVGVTLWIGSRA; translated from the coding sequence ATGACCACCAGCAAGAAACCCGCCTCGGCGACGAAGCCACGGCGGCGCCGCACGAAGTTCCAGCGGCGGGTAGCCGGCCTTCTGGCGATTTTCGTCGCGCTGCTGAGCGCGGGCGGGTTGTACGCCGTGTTCGCCCCCGAGCCCCAGACCGCGCAGGCGCAGGTCGACCCGGCGCTGCTGCGCAAGGGCGAGGAGATCTACAACAACACCTGCAGCACCTGCCACGGCGCGAACCTCGAAGGCGTGCAGGACAAGGGCCCGAGCCTGGTCGGCATCGGCGAAGCCGCGGTGTACTTCCAGACCTCCTCCGGCCGCATGCCCGCCGTGCGCCAGGAGGCGCAGGCCGCGCGCAAGCCGCCGAAGCTCACCGCCGAGGAGATCGACGCACTGGGCGCCTACATCCAGGCGAACGGCGGCGGTCCGCAGCGGCCCACCGAAAAGGGTGAGGAACTGCGCGGCCAGAGCCCGGCCCGCGGTGGCGAGCTGTTCCGGCTGAACTGCGCTTCGTGCCACAACTTCACCGGTGCCGGTGGCGCGCTCTCGGAGGGCAAGTACGCCCCGCAGCTGGCCCCGGCCACCGAGGAGCAGCTGTACACCGCGATGCTCACCGGCCCGCAGAACATGCCGAAGTTCTCCGACCGGCAGCTCACGCCGGAAGAGAAGAAGGACATCATCGCGTACGTCAAGTCCGTGTCGGACGGCAACAACAACCCGGGCGGGAACGGCCTCAACGGGTTCGGGCCGGCTTCGGAAGGCGTGATCGCGTGGATCGTGGGGATCGCCGCGCTGGTCGGTGTGACCCTCTGGATTGGATCGAGGGCTTAG
- the ctaE gene encoding aa3-type cytochrome oxidase subunit III codes for MRLVTTAPTISQRVHSLNRPNMVSVGTIVWLSSELMFFAGLFAMFFTVKAQNSSGHWPPILESTGEPIHLNLPFALPFTIILVASSFTCQLGVFAAEKGDVYGLRRWYLITLLMGAIFVGGQGYEYLQLINEGVTIPSGAFGTVFYLTTGFHGLHVIGGLIAFVYLLIRTRLSKFTPAQATSAIVVSYYWHFVDIVWIGLFAVIYIVP; via the coding sequence ATGCGACTCGTGACAACGGCTCCCACCATCAGCCAGCGCGTGCACTCGCTGAACCGGCCCAACATGGTCAGCGTCGGCACCATCGTCTGGCTGTCCAGCGAGCTCATGTTCTTCGCTGGGCTGTTCGCGATGTTCTTCACGGTCAAGGCACAGAACTCGAGCGGCCACTGGCCGCCGATCCTGGAGTCGACCGGCGAACCGATCCACCTGAACCTCCCGTTCGCGCTGCCCTTCACCATCATCCTGGTGGCCTCCTCGTTCACCTGCCAGCTCGGCGTGTTCGCGGCGGAGAAGGGTGACGTCTACGGGCTGCGCCGGTGGTACCTGATCACCCTGCTGATGGGGGCGATCTTCGTCGGCGGCCAGGGCTACGAGTACCTGCAGCTGATCAACGAGGGCGTGACCATCCCGTCCGGTGCGTTCGGCACGGTCTTCTACCTGACCACCGGCTTCCACGGCCTGCACGTGATCGGCGGGCTCATCGCGTTCGTGTACCTGCTCATCCGCACCCGGCTGAGCAAGTTCACCCCGGCCCAGGCCACCTCGGCGATCGTCGTGTCCTACTACTGGCACTTCGTCGACATCGTGTGGATCGGGCTGTTCGCGGTGATCTACATCGTTCCCTGA
- the trpD gene encoding anthranilate phosphoribosyltransferase: MPEHSWPALLNQLIAGADLSAQDTAWAMDQVMSGSATDAQVAGFAVGLRAKGETSAEISGFAEAMLSHARRVHVDVAAVDIVGTGGDRSGSVNISTMTSLVVAAAGAPVVKHGNRAASSKSGAADVLESLGVKIDLPPAGVERCVAELGIGFCFAPIFHPGFRHAGPTRQQLGVPTTFNLLGPLTNPAQPSAALIGCAYADKTAVLAEVFARRGHSVLLVRGDDGLDEITTTTTTSAWVVSGGKVREETIDPSAWGIPRVTAEDLRGGDAAFNAEVVRELVSGKAGPVRDAVLVNAAGALAAHTGFTGSLAEDIGSGLARAAEAIDTGAAGELLTRWAALSTSL, from the coding sequence GTGCCCGAGCACAGCTGGCCCGCACTGCTCAACCAGCTCATCGCCGGTGCGGACCTGTCCGCGCAGGACACCGCGTGGGCGATGGACCAGGTGATGTCCGGCTCGGCGACCGACGCGCAGGTGGCCGGGTTCGCCGTGGGGTTGCGCGCCAAGGGTGAGACCTCCGCGGAGATCTCCGGGTTCGCCGAGGCGATGCTGTCGCACGCGCGCCGCGTGCACGTGGACGTGGCCGCGGTGGACATCGTCGGCACCGGCGGGGACCGTTCCGGTTCGGTGAACATCTCCACGATGACCTCGCTGGTGGTCGCCGCCGCCGGGGCGCCGGTGGTCAAGCACGGCAACCGCGCGGCCTCGTCGAAGTCCGGTGCGGCGGACGTCCTGGAGTCGCTCGGCGTCAAGATCGACCTGCCGCCCGCGGGCGTGGAGCGCTGCGTGGCCGAACTCGGCATCGGGTTCTGCTTCGCGCCGATCTTCCACCCGGGCTTCCGCCACGCGGGCCCGACGCGGCAGCAGCTCGGCGTGCCGACCACGTTCAACCTGCTTGGCCCGCTGACCAACCCGGCCCAGCCGTCGGCGGCGCTGATCGGCTGCGCCTACGCGGACAAGACCGCGGTACTGGCCGAGGTCTTCGCCCGCCGCGGCCACTCGGTGCTGCTGGTCCGCGGCGACGACGGGCTCGATGAGATAACCACCACAACCACAACTTCGGCGTGGGTCGTCTCCGGCGGCAAGGTCCGCGAAGAGACGATCGACCCGTCCGCCTGGGGCATCCCCCGCGTCACCGCAGAGGACCTGCGCGGCGGGGACGCGGCTTTCAACGCCGAAGTGGTCCGGGAACTCGTCTCCGGCAAAGCTGGGCCGGTGCGGGATGCCGTCCTGGTGAACGCGGCGGGTGCCCTGGCGGCGCACACCGGCTTCACGGGGTCGCTGGCTGAGGACATCGGCTCCGGGCTGGCCAGGGCTGCCGAGGCGATCGATACAGGGGCGGCTGGGGAGCTGCTTACGCGGTGGGCTGCGTTGTCTACGTCGCTCTAG
- a CDS encoding cytochrome c oxidase subunit 4, translating to MKVEARIFDIVTLFAFLVAVVYGLMTRWLSPYGIEPVGLVALILTGGLSLLAGSYFRFVARRIEPRPEDREDAEISDGAGELGFFSPGSYWPIGLAASAATAGVAMAFFEIWLLVTAIVMLLITIGGLVFEYHTGPNHD from the coding sequence ATGAAGGTCGAAGCCCGGATCTTCGACATCGTCACCCTCTTCGCGTTCCTGGTCGCGGTCGTCTACGGCCTGATGACCCGCTGGCTGAGCCCGTACGGCATCGAGCCGGTCGGCCTGGTGGCGCTGATCCTCACCGGTGGGCTTTCGCTGCTGGCCGGGAGCTACTTCCGGTTCGTCGCCCGCCGCATCGAGCCGCGGCCGGAGGACCGGGAGGACGCCGAGATCAGCGACGGTGCCGGTGAGCTGGGCTTCTTCAGCCCGGGCAGCTACTGGCCGATCGGCCTGGCCGCCTCCGCCGCGACCGCCGGTGTGGCGATGGCCTTCTTCGAGATCTGGCTCCTGGTCACCGCCATCGTGATGCTGCTGATCACCATCGGCGGCCTGGTGTTCGAATACCACACCGGCCCGAACCACGACTGA
- the ctaC gene encoding aa3-type cytochrome oxidase subunit II, giving the protein MGVAERTPAGRRSKVGKVTLLAALVAVTATGCSGDEVLRFGWPEGVTPQAESMRNLWTWSVIAALVVGVIVWALIFWSVAFHRKKKAVDGVEPELPRQFQYNVPLELFCVVVPVIMVCVLFFFTATTESKVLGKTEDPDVTVDVIAFQWNWEFRYPSESRDAEAQTISTVGSSAEIPILVLPTDRTIRYNLRSTDVIHSFWVPEFHFKRDVMPYPEKNNQDWSFENTIDREGAFVGRCAELCGTYHAVMNFEVRALSPDKYDQFIRLRTQVNPATGKPNTTAEALSALNCGELCAPQATTTQPFNTDRTARTATG; this is encoded by the coding sequence GTGGGCGTTGCAGAGCGCACCCCGGCCGGCAGGCGGTCGAAGGTCGGAAAGGTGACCCTGTTGGCCGCGCTCGTCGCCGTCACGGCGACCGGGTGCTCCGGCGATGAGGTCCTGCGCTTCGGCTGGCCCGAGGGTGTCACCCCGCAGGCCGAGAGCATGCGGAACCTGTGGACCTGGTCGGTGATCGCGGCACTGGTCGTCGGCGTCATCGTGTGGGCGCTGATCTTCTGGTCGGTCGCCTTCCACCGCAAGAAGAAGGCCGTGGACGGCGTGGAGCCGGAGCTGCCGAGGCAGTTCCAGTACAACGTGCCGCTCGAGCTGTTCTGCGTGGTCGTGCCGGTGATCATGGTCTGCGTGTTGTTCTTCTTCACCGCGACCACCGAGTCCAAGGTGCTGGGCAAGACCGAGGACCCTGACGTCACCGTCGACGTGATCGCCTTCCAGTGGAACTGGGAGTTCCGCTACCCGAGCGAGTCGCGTGACGCCGAGGCGCAGACGATCAGCACGGTGGGCAGCTCCGCCGAGATCCCGATCCTGGTCCTGCCGACCGATCGCACGATCCGGTACAACCTGCGCTCCACCGACGTCATCCACTCGTTCTGGGTGCCGGAGTTCCACTTCAAGCGCGACGTGATGCCGTACCCGGAGAAGAACAACCAGGACTGGTCGTTCGAGAACACCATCGACCGCGAAGGTGCCTTCGTCGGTCGCTGCGCCGAGCTGTGCGGTACCTACCACGCGGTGATGAACTTCGAGGTCCGGGCGCTTTCGCCGGACAAGTACGACCAGTTCATCCGGCTGCGCACCCAGGTCAACCCGGCCACCGGCAAGCCGAACACCACCGCCGAGGCGCTGTCGGCGCTGAACTGTGGTGAGCTGTGCGCGCCGCAGGCGACCACCACCCAGCCGTTCAACACCGACCGCACCGCCCGGACCGCGACCGGCTGA
- the asnB gene encoding asparagine synthase (glutamine-hydrolyzing), whose translation MCGLLGLVCATEEDAAKARDAVGAALRCQRHRGPDETDTWADAEVVYGFNRLAFIDLEHSHQPLTWGPPESPSRYTMNFNGEIYNYLELRETLATEHGAKFNTEGDGEAIVAAYHYLGPDAVKQLRGMFAFLIWDSQEKLVYGARDPFGIKPLFYSEGPGGVAFSSEKKSLLELSDTLGVKQQLDQIALQHYLTLQYVPEPESLHVGVRRLESGTSFTVSPGGQVKTERYFFPEFTAKPVSGPKGSEELYERISQVMQDSVAKHMIADPDVTVGAFLSGGIDSTATAALAKRHNPNLIAFTTGFEREGYSEVDVAAESAEAIGVKHVIRTVSSEEMMEALPLIVWYLDDPVADPALVPLWFIAREARKYVKAVLSGEGSDELFGGYTIYREPLSLARFEKMPGAVKSLLGKVSTKIPEGTRGKDLLRRGSLSLEERYYGNARIFREDQLRGVLRNYTDGVGHQDVTEPWYRISRDWDPVARMQHVDLFTWLRGDILVKADKVTMANSLELRVPFLDAEVFKVAASIPLEEKITRETTKHALRRALDGIVPAHVLNRRKLGFPVPIRHWLRTDMYDWARGIVSDSKTEHLFDKPAVLRMLEEHKAGTLDHSRRIWALVVFMLWHGIFVEHRIKPEIPEPVYPVKL comes from the coding sequence GTGTGCGGCCTGCTCGGACTGGTGTGCGCCACTGAAGAAGACGCGGCGAAGGCCCGGGACGCGGTGGGCGCGGCCCTGCGCTGCCAGCGGCATCGCGGCCCCGACGAGACCGACACCTGGGCGGACGCCGAGGTGGTCTACGGGTTCAACCGGCTCGCCTTCATCGACCTCGAGCACTCCCACCAGCCCCTGACCTGGGGCCCGCCGGAGTCGCCGAGCCGCTACACGATGAACTTCAACGGCGAGATCTACAACTACCTCGAACTGCGTGAGACGCTCGCCACCGAGCACGGCGCGAAGTTCAACACCGAGGGTGACGGCGAGGCCATCGTGGCCGCCTACCACTACCTCGGCCCGGACGCGGTCAAGCAGCTGCGCGGCATGTTCGCCTTCCTGATCTGGGACTCGCAGGAGAAGCTGGTCTACGGCGCCCGTGACCCGTTCGGCATCAAGCCGCTGTTCTACTCCGAGGGGCCCGGCGGGGTCGCCTTCTCGAGTGAGAAGAAGAGCCTGCTGGAGCTGTCGGACACCCTCGGCGTGAAGCAGCAGCTGGACCAGATCGCGCTGCAGCACTACCTGACCCTGCAGTACGTGCCGGAGCCCGAGTCACTGCACGTCGGCGTGCGGCGGCTCGAGTCGGGCACCTCGTTCACCGTCTCCCCCGGCGGCCAGGTCAAGACCGAGCGGTACTTCTTCCCGGAATTCACCGCGAAGCCGGTCTCCGGACCGAAGGGCTCCGAGGAGCTGTACGAGCGCATCTCGCAGGTGATGCAGGACTCGGTCGCCAAGCACATGATCGCCGACCCGGACGTGACCGTCGGCGCCTTCCTCTCCGGCGGCATCGACTCGACCGCGACCGCGGCGCTGGCCAAGCGGCACAACCCGAACCTGATCGCGTTCACCACCGGGTTCGAGCGCGAGGGGTACTCCGAGGTCGACGTGGCCGCGGAGTCGGCCGAGGCGATCGGGGTCAAGCACGTCATCCGCACGGTCTCCAGCGAGGAGATGATGGAGGCGCTGCCGCTGATCGTCTGGTACCTCGACGACCCGGTGGCCGACCCGGCGCTGGTCCCGCTGTGGTTCATCGCGCGCGAGGCCCGCAAGTACGTCAAGGCGGTGCTCTCCGGCGAGGGCTCGGACGAGCTGTTCGGCGGGTACACCATCTACCGCGAGCCGCTTTCGCTGGCGCGCTTCGAAAAGATGCCCGGTGCGGTGAAGAGCCTGCTGGGCAAGGTGTCCACCAAGATCCCGGAGGGCACGCGCGGCAAGGACCTGCTGCGCCGAGGTTCGCTCTCGCTGGAGGAGCGCTACTACGGCAACGCGCGCATCTTCCGCGAGGACCAACTGCGGGGCGTGCTGCGCAACTACACCGATGGCGTCGGGCACCAGGACGTCACCGAGCCGTGGTACCGCATTTCGCGCGACTGGGACCCGGTGGCGCGGATGCAGCACGTGGACCTGTTCACCTGGCTGCGCGGGGACATCCTGGTCAAGGCGGACAAGGTGACCATGGCGAACTCGCTGGAGCTGCGGGTCCCCTTCCTCGACGCCGAGGTGTTCAAGGTCGCCGCGAGCATCCCGCTCGAAGAGAAGATCACCCGCGAGACCACCAAGCACGCCCTGCGCCGCGCCCTGGACGGCATCGTGCCCGCGCACGTGCTGAACCGGCGCAAACTGGGCTTCCCGGTCCCGATCCGGCACTGGCTGCGCACCGACATGTACGACTGGGCGCGCGGCATCGTCTCGGACTCGAAGACCGAGCACCTGTTCGACAAGCCCGCCGTCCTGCGGATGCTGGAAGAACACAAGGCGGGCACCCTGGACCACAGCCGCCGCATCTGGGCGCTGGTCGTCTTCATGCTCTGGCACGGCATCTTCGTAGAGCACCGCATCAAGCCGGAAATCCCCGAACCCGTCTACCCGGTAAAGCTCTAG